A part of Setaria viridis chromosome 8, Setaria_viridis_v4.0, whole genome shotgun sequence genomic DNA contains:
- the LOC117833529 gene encoding pathogenesis-related protein PR-4 — MAAGGKVTGGRLALVAALLCAAAAMAAAQQASGVRATYNYYRPQNINWDLNAASAYCATWDAGKSYAWRSKYGWTAFCGPAGPTGQASCGQCLLVTNSATGASTTVRIVDQCSNGGLDLDYDTAFSKIDNGQGVNDGHLTVSYQFVDCGEPRE, encoded by the exons ATGGCGGCCGGCGGTAAGGTGACCGGAGGGCGGCTGGcgctggtggcggcgctgctgtgcgcggcggcagccatggcggcggcgcagcaggcGTCCGGCGTGCGCGCGACCTACAACTACTACCGCCCGCAGAACATCAACTGGGACCTCAACGCCGCCAGCGCGTACTGCGCCACCTGGGACGCCGGCAAGTCCTACGCCTGGCGCAGCAAGTACGGCTGGACCGCCTTCTGCGGGCCCGCCGGCCCCACCGGCCAGGCCTCGTGCGGGCAGTGCCTCCTG GTGACCAACTCGGCGACGGGCGCGTCGACGACGGTGAGGATCGTGGACCAGTGCAGCAACGGCGGGCTCGACCTGGACTACGACACGGCCTTCAGCAAGATCGACAACGGGCAGGGTGTCAACGATGGCCACCTCACCGTCAGCTACCAGTTCGTCGATTGCGGCGAACCCCGCGAGTAG
- the LOC117833792 gene encoding barwin — MAAMIAGARALAVAALLCAAVAAAAAQQASNVRATYHLYNPAENGWDLNRVGAYCATWDAGKPLSWRQQYGWTAFCGPAGPRGQAACGQCIRVTNRGTGASITARIVDQCSNGGLDLDFETVFKKIDTNGLGYQMGHLNVDYQFVGC; from the exons ATGGCGGCGATGATCGCCGGTGCGCGGGCGCTCGCGGTGGCGGCCCTCCTCtgcgcggccgtggcggcggccgcagcgcaGCAGGCGTCCAACGTCCGCGCGACGTACCACCTCTACAACCCGGCGGAGAACGGGTGGGACCTGAACCGCGTCGGCGCCTACTGCGCCACCTGGGACGCCGGCAAGCCGCTGTCGTGGCGGCAGCAGTACGGCTGGACCGCCTTCTGCGGGCCCGCGGGGCCCAGGGGCCAGGCCGCCTGTGGCCAGTGCATCCGG GTGACGAACCGCGGGACGGGCGCGTCGATCACGGCGAGGATCGTGGACCAGTGCAGCAACGGCGGGCTGGACCTGGACTTCGAGACGGTGTTCAAGAAGATCGACACCAACGGGCTGGGCTACCAGATGGGACACCTCAACGTCGACTACCAGTTCGTCGGCTGCtga
- the LOC117833650 gene encoding barwin → MAAITGGRALAVAALLCAMAAMAAAQSASNVRATYHLYNPAQNGWDLNRVSAYCATWDANKPLSWRQKYGWTAFCGPSGPRGQASCGKCIKVTNRATGASTVARIVDQCSNGGLDLDFETVFKKIDTNGQGYQMGHLNVDYQFVAC, encoded by the exons ATGGCGGCGATCACGGGTGGACGGGCgctcgcggtggcggcgctcctctgcgccatggcggcgatggCCGCTGCGCAGTCGGCATCCAACGTGCGCGCGACGTACCACCTGTACAACCCGGCGCAGAACGGCTGGGACCTGAACCGCGTCAGCGCCTACTGCGCCACGTGGGACGCCAACAAGCCGCTGTCGTGGCGCCAGAAGTACGGCTGGACCGCCTTCTGCGGGCCCTCGGGCCCTAGGGGCCAGGCCTCCTGCGGCAAGTGCATCAAG GTGACGAACCGTGCAACGGGCGCGTCGACCGTGGCGAGGATCGTGGACCAGTGCAGCAACGGTGGGCTGGACCTGGACTTCGAGACGGTGTTCAAGAAGATCGACACCAACGGGCAGGGCTACCAGATGGGGCACCTCAACGTCGACTACCAGTTCGTCGCCTGCTGA
- the LOC117833648 gene encoding probable galacturonosyltransferase 4 → MRAAAGGRESASSSSAGVALRALLIATACGLVFALLNLPDGRAGSTAAPGGERGAGGGGGAGVRLSVEQGLIREARRLNTVAEEIDGQTDEIAAEEDERISKSPPDTKEKIWMMQDQLIMAKAYLHFASPQGSAHLVRELKLRIKEIERAISRSSGGSHVPGSALQKMKAMEQTLSKAQRTYPRCSQMTSKLRAMTHHSEELVRAHQSESSFLEQVAVRTLPKGHHCLAMQLTTEYFSLDPKEREFPKRESRQLDDYYHYAIFSDNVLASAVVVNSTIAASKDPRRIMLHIVTDALNYPAMMMWFLTNPPTPAAIQVESLKDFKWLPDDFSSRFKLKGVRDPRYTSALNHLRFYLPEVFPSLSKILLLDHDVVVQKDLSGLWDIDMKGKVIAAVETCTSGEAYHRLDSLVDFSNPSVFNKFDAKACIFAFGMNIFDLNEWRKQGLSATYHKWFQVGKKRKLWKAGSLPLGQLVFYNQTLPLDRRWHVLELGHDSTIGTDELESGSVIHYSGKLKPWLEISIPKYRDYWNRHLNYENPYLQQCNIHG, encoded by the exons atgagggcggccgccggcgggagggagtcggcgtcgtcgtcgtcggcgggcGTCGCGCTGCGGGCGCTGCTGATCGCGACCGCGTGCGGCCTCGTCTTCGCCCTCCTCAACCTCCCCGACGGCCGCGCCGGCTCCACGGCCGCCCCCG GTGGGGAGCGCGGcgcgggtgggggtgggggagccGGGGTCCGCCTGTCGGTGGAGCAG GGGCTGATACGAGAGGCCAGGAGGCTGAATACTGTCGCCGAAGAG ATAGATGGGCAAACCGATGAAATTgctgctgaagaagatgaaagaaTATCAAAATCTCCCCCGGACACTAAAGAGAAGATATGGATGATGCAAGATCAGCTAATTATGGCCAAGGCGTACTTGCATTTCGCTTCTCCCCAAGGCAGTGCACATTTAGTTAGGGAGCTGAAATTAAGGATAAAAGAGATTGAAAGGGCAATAAGCCGCTCAAGTGGAGGTTCCCATGTACCTGGGAG TGCATTGCAGAAAATGAAGGCAATGGAACAGACCCTTTCCAAGGCTCAGAGGACGTACCCACGTTGCTCTCAGATGACATCAAAGCTTCGTGCAATGACACATCACAGTGAAGAACTAGTCAGAGCACACCAAAGTGAATCTTCATTCCTTGAGCAGGTTGCTGTGAGAACATTACCCAAAGGCCATCACTGCCTAGCAATGCAACTTACCACAGAGTACTTTTCATTAGATCCTAAGGAACGTGAATTCCCTAAAAGAGAAAGCAGGCAGTTGGATGACTATTATCATTATGCAATATTCTCAGACAATGTACTTGCAAGTGCTGTGGTTGTCAACTCTACAATTGCTGCATCAAAG GATCCTAGAAGGATAATGTTGCATATTGTGACTGATGCATTGAATTATCCTGCAATGATGATGTGGTTTCTGACAAACCCACCAACTCCAGCAGCAATCCAAGTCGAAAGCCTGAAGGATTTCAAATGGTTGCCTGATGATTTCAGTTCTAGATTTAAGCTGAAGGGTGTTCGAGATCCAAGATACACTTCTGCACTTAACCACTTGCGTTTCTATTTGCCGGAAGTGTTTCCCTCTTTGAGCAAGATTCTACTCTTGGACCATGATGTGGTAGTCCAGAAAGACTTAAGTGGATTATGGGACATAGATATGAAGGGTAAAGTAATTGCTGCAGTTGAGACATGCACTTCTGGTGAAGCTTACCATCGATTAGATAGCCTTGTTGATTTTTCTAATCCAAGTGTCTTCAACAAATTTGATGCAAAAGCTTGTATCTTTGCTTTTGGGATGAACATATTTGACCTGAATGAATGGCGCAAACAGGGTTTGTCTGCAACCTATCATAAATGGTTTCAAGTG GGCAAAAAGCGGAAGTTATGGAAGGCAGGAAGCTTGCCACTGGGCCAGCTCGTCTTCTACAACCAAACACTGCCTCTCGACCGTCGATGGCATGTTCTAGAGCTTGGCCATGATTCTACCATTGGAACAGATGAACTTGAGAGCGGCTCTGTCATCCACTACAGCGGGAAACTCAAACCCTGGCTGGAAATCTCCATCCCAAAGTACAGAGACTACTGGAACAGACATCTTAACTACGAGAACCCATACTTGCAGCAGTGCAACATCCACGGATAG